The DNA region TACATCAACCTGGTCCGCCTCGCGGTCGAGCGCGCGGGCCTCGACGTCCTCCAGCTGGCCCAGCGCTCGGTCGGCCTGCAGGGCTTCCTGCGCGGCCATCCGCTGGAGCGGCTGTCGCGCGATCTCGCCACCTACCTGCGCCAGCCCGGGCCGGACAACGCGCTGACCAGCGCGGCCTCCGAGATCCTGCGCACCGGCGGCCTAGCCGGTGACCTGTGGACCGAGAACGCCGCATGACGGGGCCGGGACGTCACGCCGCCGCACCGCGAACCGTCTGGCTGGACACGCCGGAGCGCTACGGCCGCGTCAGCCGCGGCTTCCACTGGCTGATGGCCGCCCTGTTCGCCTGGCAATTCACGGGCGCTCTGCTCTACGTCACGATCGGCGACACGGCGCTCACGCGCCTCGTCGGTGGCAGCCACTTCACCCTCGGCTTCACCCTGTTCGTGCTCGTGCTCCTGCGCGGAGTCTGGGGTCTCGCGAACCTTCACCGGCGCCCCGCCCATTCCGGCGCACCGGGGCGCGCCGTCGCGGCCGGACACGGCCTGATCTATCTCCTGATGGTCCTGGTCCCGAGCCTCGCGCTGCTGCGCCAGTACGGATCGGGCAAGCCCTTCACGCCCTACGGCATCCCGGTGATGCCGGCGCGGGAGACGAAGATCGAGTGGATGATGCTGCCCGCCGATCTGTTCCACTACTGGCTGGGCTTCACGCTCCTGGCCGTCGTGCTCGGCCACGCCGCGATGGCGATCCTGCACCGCAGGCTCTGGAACGAGGCCGTCCTGACGCGGATGACCTGACTGGCGGGGCGCCGACGGCGCGCGATCCTCAGGCTTTCGCCTCCGCCGCGGCGGGCGCCCGGTCGGGCAGCGGCGCGTCTAGCGTGAACACCACGCCGCGGGCGCGGTACTCGATCTCCGCCGAGCCGCCCATCTCGGCGGCCAGGGCCCGCTCGATGAGCCGCGTGCCGAACCCGCCGCGGGCCGGCGCCGTCACCGCGGGTCCGCCGATCTCCTCCCACCGGAACCAGAGGTGGGACGGCGTCGCCCCGTCCACCACGTCCCAGTTCAGGACCACCCGCCCCCGGTCGTTCGACAGGGCGCCGTACTTCACCGCGTTGGTCGCCAGTTCGTGCAGCGCCATCGTGAAGGCGAGGGTCAGGCGCGGCGTCAGCCACACCTCCGGGCCGTTGATCAGGAAGCGCTGTCCCGCCCCGCCCCGGAACGCCTGGAGGGTGCCCTCCACGATGACGTCGAGCGTGGCCCCGATCCAGCTCTGGCGGGTCAGGACGTCGTGGGCCGCCGAGAGCGAGTGCAGCCGCGCGTCGAGGGTCCTGTGCGCCTCCTCCAGGGAGGCGGCGTTGCGCAGGGTCTGGTGCGCGATCGACTGCATGGTCGCCATCGAGTTCTTCACCCGGTGGTTCAGCTCGTCGGCCAGGAGGGTGCGATGCTCCTCCGCGCGCTTGCGCTCGGTCACGTCGATGGAGACGCCGGCCATGCTCAGCGGCTGGCCCACCGAGTCGTAGAAGGTCTGGCCCCGGATCTGCAGCCAGCGCAGCTCACCGCCGGGCGTGCGCGCCCGGTACTCGATGTCGTAGTCGCTGTGCTCGCGGATCGAGGTCTGCACCGCCGCCTGCATGCGGGGCCGATCTTCGGGCTCGATCGCGGCGATCAGGTCCTCGTAGCCGAACGGCTCGCCCGGCGCCCGCCCGAAATTCTCCTTGCAGGTGTCGGAGGCCACGAGCCGCATGTCGGCGAGATCGAGGGTCCACGAGCCGAAACGTCCGGCCTTCAGGATGAACCGCAGCCGCTCCTCGCTGCGGGTGAGGTCGCTGGTGCGGCGCACCACCTCGTGCTCGAGCGCTTCCCGGTCGCGCTGCATCCGCGCGAGCTTCTCCCGCTCCAGCGTCACGTCGAACTGCGACGCGAAGAAGTAGGTGAGCTCCCCGTCGCGATCGAAGACCGGCGAGATCAGGAGCCGGTTCCAGAAGACCTCGCCGCTCTTCTTGTGGTTCAAGAGCTCGATCTCGATCGGCACGCGGCGGGCGATCGCCGTCCTGATCTTCGCGATATCGGCCTTGCCGGTCTCGGGACCCTGCAGGAACCGGCAGTTCCGGCCGATGATCTCGTCGTGGCCGTACCCGGTCAGCTTCGAGAAGGCGGCGTTGACGAAGACGATGGGGTTGTCCGGCAGATGGGGATCGGTGATCAGCATCGGCATCCGCGTCGCCCGCACGGCGGAGACGAAGGGGTCGGTACTCGCGTCGGTCCGGGCGAATTCCGCCTCGAAGCGCGTGCGTTCCTGCTGATCCGTCAATGCCCCGTCGCCCCTGCCACGACTTACCGTTGGCGGCCTTCGGCCCTTGTCGCGCGGCTGTACCACAGCGCGGATCGCTTGTGCGCAACCATCATGCGGGCCGAGACGCCGCAGGGGACCGCGGCGCCTCGCCCGATCGGGGCCGGGTCGGGCGAGAGACCAGCCGCCGCTACACCGCGGCGCGGCGGGGGCCGAACCCCGCCGGCGGGCGCGAGCCGAGATGGTCCCGCAGGGTCCGGCCCTCGTACTCGGCCCGGAACAGGCCGCGCCGCCGCAGCTCCGGCAGGACCAGCGCGATGAAGTCGTCGAGGCCGCCGGGCAGCGTCGGCGGCATGATGTTGAAGCCGTCCGCCCCGCCGGCCCGGAACCGCGCCTCCATCTCGTCCGCGATCTGGGCCGGCGTGCCGACGATCTGCGAGTGGCCGCGGGCCCCGGCGACGCGCAGGTAGAGCTGGCGCAGGGTCAGACCCTCGCGGCGCGCGAGGTCGACCATCAGCTGCTGGCGCGACTTGATGCCGTCGGTCTCGGGCAGTTCCGGGACGGGCCCGTCCGGGTCGTAGCCCGTCAGGTCGTGGCCGCCGATCATGCGGCCGAGCAGCGCGAGGCCGACGACGGGATCGATCAGATCCTGCAGGGCGTCGAACTTCGCCCGCGCCTCGGCCTCGCTGCGGCCGACCACGGGGAACAGGCCCGGCATGACCTTCAGGTCGTCGGGCGCGCGGCCGAATCGGGCCATGCGCTCCTTCAGGTCGCCGTAGAAGGCCACCGCCTCCTCCAGCGTCTGGTTCGCCGTGAACACGATCTCGGCCGTGCGCGCCGCGAGATCCTTGCCGGGGCCCGACGAGCCGGCCTGCACCAGCACGGGCTGGCCCTGCGGCGTGCGCGAGATGTTGAGCGGCCCGCGGACATCGAAATGCTTGCCCCGGTGGTTCAGCGGGCGGAAGCCGTCCGGCTTCGAGAACTGGCCGCTCGCGCGATCGACGATCACGGCGCCGTCGTCCCAGGTGTTCCAGAGGCCGAGGACCACGTCCGCGAACTCCTCGGCGCGCTCGTAGCGGTCGGCGTGGCGGTCGATCCGGTCGCCGCCGAAATTCGCCGCCTCCGCGTCGGTCGCGGAAGTCACCAGGTTCCAGCCGGCCCGTCCGCCGCTGAGATGATCCAGGGAGGCGAACCGGCGCGCGACGTTGAAGGGCTCGTTGAAGCTGGTGGAGGTGGTGGCGACGAGACCGATCCGGCTCGTCACCGCCGCGAGGGCCGACAGCAGCGTCAGGGGCTCGAAATGGGTCGAGCGCGCGGTGCGCTCGCTCGATCGCAGGTCGAGATCCCGGATCCCGCTTCCGTCCTCGAGGAAGATGAGGTCGAACTTCGCGGCCTCGGCCCGCTGCGCCCAGCCGACATAGCGCTCCAGGACGAGGCCGCCGTCGGCCTCGCTGGAGGGATGGCGCCAGCCGGCGACGTGATGGCCGGTCGCGTAGAAGAACGCGCCGAGGCGCAGGGTACCCTGTCTCATCGAACCGACCGTCATCGTGCCTGATCCGCTCCGTGCCTCTCGCACGGGCCGGTGTCTAGCCGACCCGCCCGCCGGGGCGAACCCCGCTCTGCCCGCGCGCGGCCCGTCGCGGACGTCCTGGCCGCGCGTCAGCGCGGGACGGGGGCGTCCGGCGCGTTGTCGGCGGGGAGGTCGCGCAGGTCGGACGAGGCGTAGCGCCCGTGCCGCGCCGCCAGGGAGCCCCGGGCCTCCTGCATCGGCATGAAGGCCGAGAACCCGACCGGCTCGGCGACGTCGTGGTAGATCGCCTCCATGCCGCCGCGCATGTGGTAGGTCTCGTGCCAGATGCCGACACCGCGCGTGTCGCGCAGGAAGTCCCGCCACCAGATCCGGTGCGGCTCGGACTTGGACCACGCGACCATGCTGTCCATGTCCCGCCAGTACCAGCGCATGCCGACATGCAGCGGGCGCAGGCTGAAGATGATGTTGTTCTCGTAGTGCAGCAGGCCCTCCGGCCGCGCCGCGCCGACCCTGTCGATCCGCGGCCCGAAGCCGAGCAAGGTCTTCACGCCGGCCAGGGTCCGGACCTTCATGCCCAGATAGATCACGACGAGGTCCGGGTAACCCGAGAAGTCCGGAACCGCGTCCCGCCGGTTCGCGCCCATGATCGCGCCTTCCATCGCGGGCCGATCCAGCGAGGCCCTGGGGGCCGAGAATACGCGACGATGTCGTCCTTCAGCAATATTCGTTCGATACGGCGGCCACACCCCGCAACCTACGCCAGTATCGAGCAACTTTCAGCAGCTGGCGCATCGCCGCGAACGCGGCCTTCGATCGAGCACGGCACCTCCGGGCGCGCGTCCGCGGAGATCCCTGTGGCTGCCGTCGCCGCCCCCGGGATCTTCGCTTCGCCGTGGAATCGAACAGGATGGCGCGCCTCAGCGCGTGCTCTCACCGCGATCCGCGCGGTGTGGCCCGGACCGAGGCCATGCCCGGGTCCGGATGTACTGTTCCACCATGAAAGCCCCTCCTCCCAGGACAACCACAGCGAGAAGGGCTTCGCGGAAGGTGCCAGGATCGGTCATTGTCTTGACTCTCTCTCAGGGATCGGCCCCTGCCGGGCCCGGCAAGATCTTCACACTTGCTACAGCCGATCAATGCTTGGACGTCTCTCGGGTTGCCCTCTTCAGCTGACAATTAGCCTTCGACGGCATGAACAATTTGTAAGACTTGACGCTCGCGCGGTACGACGCCGCTCGGGGCGTCGATGGGAGGCGCACGGCCCGGGCTGTCCGGGGGACCCGGCGGGGGTCCGCGCCCGCGGATGCCGCGGATAGGCGACGGCATTGCCGGGGCCTGTCGGTTGGAGCATCGGCACGACCACTGGGTGAACCGACCGCCCGTCAACGTGCCGACGGTTCGTGGCCTTCGGCGCCCCGCGCGGTGGGCTCGCGTCTGATGTTAGGATCCGACGATGCAGCAGCAGATCTCGGTCATCACGCTCGGCGTCTCATCGCTCAGCCGCTCGCGCGCCTTCTACGTCCACGGTTTCGGCTGGTCTCCCGTCTTCGAGAACGGCGAGATCGTCTTCTACCAGATGAACGGGTTCATGCTCGGAACCTGGCAGAATCCCCATCTCGACAAGGACATGCAGCGCGCGAGCGAACCGACCCCGAGCGCCTTCTGCCTCGCCCACAACGTCCCGGACAGGAGCGACGTCGAGCCGACCATCGCGCGTCTCATCGCGGCGGGCGGGACGCTCCTGCGCGCGGCCGACGATCCACCCCACGGCGGCTTCCGGGGATACCTGAGCGATCCGGATGGACACGCCTGGGAGATCGCCTGGAACCCCGCCTGGCGAATCGATGAGCGCGGACTCGTGACGTTCGGCATCTGAACCGGCGCCGCGTCTACCTTGAGATAGTCCGTGTCGGGACCGTCGCGCGCCGAGCCCGGCCGTCCGGCAGGGCCTGACGAAGGCCGATCCTGTTGCCGAGCCGTGGCCGGACCGCGCCTAGAGGCGGGTGAGGCGCAGGCGCCACCCGGACGGGTCCGCGTCGATGTCCGGACCGGGCCGCATCATCGCCGCCTGGGCCGACGGCGCAGGGTCCGCCGCGGCGATGTCGGCGGTCGGCGCGCGGAGGGACACGCAACCGCAGAGGGGCGGCGTGAGGGAGACCACCGCGAGGGCGGCCATCCGGATCGACGCGTTCCGCAGGCTGAACCGGCGCGCGGCCTCAACCGAACGGGCGATCGCCACGACCCGTCCGCGTCGGGCCGGACGTCCGGTATCGGGCTCTGGCTGGTGCCCGGAAGCGGCGCGCCGCGTGCGCCGGCGGCCCGGCGCGGACACGGGCTCGGCCCCACCGTTCGACCTCAGGCTCCCGCCGGTCCGCCGCGCGCGTGGCTGCCCAGAAGAAGGGTCTTGGCGGCCGCGTCGATCCGGCCGAGCCACTTCTCCGCCGTTTCGGCGCGCAGGTCGGCGACGCGGACCTGCTCCTCGGCGGCCCGAACCCACGCCTCCGCCTCGGCGCGGATCGTCCGGACCCGGGCCTCGGCCTCCGCGCGGATGTCCTGCACCTGGGCGTCGGCCTCGGCCTGGACCCGCTGCAACCCGATATCGGCGCGGGCCTCGACCTCGCGGACGCGCATCTCGGACAGGTGCAGGCGGTGCTGGGTCTCCGTCAGCGCGCGCTGCGCGGCGGCCAGGGCGGCCTCGTGCGACATCCTCTGCTCCTGCAGACGCTGCTTCTGCGCTTCGGCGCGGCCGGCCATGCCGTTGATGATGTCGAGCGTGCTCATCCAATCCGACACCGCCTCGGGCTCGGAAGAGGCCGGCGCTGGGCCCGCATCGTTGACCGCGGGTTCCGGCCAGATCGGCGGGTGCGCGACCTCCTCGATGCGCGGTGCCGAGAACGCGGCCGGCACTTCGACCGTGTCGAAGGACGGCTTGAGCGGCAGGATCTCGGCGGACGCCCCTTCGACGAAGCGGTCGAGGCTGTCGGCGACCTGCGTGAGGATATGGGACCACGTGGCTGTGGGGGCCGCGACCATGATGGCTCTACCCTGGCGGGATTTTGTCGATAGCCAATACAATCTCCGGTATGGTTAACAGGTGATTAACCGGCTGTGTGGCGGCCGAGCTCTCGGCGAGATGGATTGGCGCCCATCAGTCACGGCAGACTGAGCAGATTGGATCGACATTACTCCGCCCGCTCACTCCCGGTCTTCGGCGCCCCACAAGTGCTTTCGCCAGCGCACCGACGGCCGACGACCGGAAAGCCGAACCGGGCGGAGGCAGTCCGGCATCATCGCACGGCCTGGGTCGCGGGCGCAGCCTGGATGATCGGCGCGGCCGCGGCCAGGATGGCCCCGGCATCGCGGTCGAGGGGCGGATAGATCCGCGTCCCGTTGATGATCCGCTTCGTCGCCTTCGCGGCGGCGCCCGCCGCGACCAGCGTGCCGCGATCCCAGCCGGAGGTGTACACCGCCCCCCAGGCACCCAGATCCAGCACGGTGACGTAGTCGGGCGCGGCGAAGCGCAGCCGCTGCTCCGTTCGGCCGGCGAGATCGCAGACGGCGTTGAAGCCCGCGAACCGGCCCATCGGCCGGGCGTGCTGGCATGACATCACCGTGCGATGGCCGGCATCGTCGGCCTCCGCCGAGGCGATGTCGCCGGCCGCGTAGATGTGGGCGAGCCCTCGGACGGCCAGGAAGGCGTCGACCGGCACGCGCCCGAGCGGGTCGCGGGGGAGACCGAGCGTCTCGCCCAGCGGGCTCGCCTGCATGCCGGTGGCGCAGACGCTCGTCCACGTGGGCAGGTGCGTTCCGTCCGCCAGCCTCACCCCGGCGCGATCGATGGCGTCGACCCGCGCACCGCCGATGCAGGTGACGCCGGCCTCGCTCAAGGCCGCGCGGATCGCCGGCAGGGCGGCCGCGCCCATGGCGCTCCCGACCTCCTGGGCCTGGTCGATCAGGATGGTCCGGACCGGACCGTCGCCACCGGCCCGGCTCCGGGCAGCGGCGAGCCGGGCGGGCAGCTCGCAGGCAAGCTCCAGTCCCACCAGGCCGCCGCCGATGACGACGGCGGTCCAGCGGCCGGCCTGATCCGGCCGGCCCGCGTCTCCGAGGCGACCGAGATGCGCCGAGAGGGCCTGAGCGCCCGCGAAGGTGTCGACATCGAAGGCGCCGTCGATGCCCGGGATATCGGGCCGTCGCAGCACGCTGCCGGCGGCGAGGATGAGCCGGTCGTACGCCAGCGTGTCGACGCCGCCGGATGGCGCGCCGGACTCGACCGTGACCGTGCGCGCCACCGGGTCGATGTCGAGCGCGCGCCCCTCGCGACGATCAACCCCGATCGGCCCGAGAACGTCGTCGAGGGGCACGCGCAGGGCGCTGAGATCGGTCTCGTAGCAGCGGACCCGGATGTCGTGGAACGCGTCCGGAGCGATCACCGTGACCGCGATGCGGTCGCCGAGGCCGAACTCGGTCCGCGCGCGCGCGGCGGCGGCCGCCGCCCAGAGTCCGGCGAATCCGCCGCCGATCACCAGGATTTTCGAGACCACCGCAGAGCTCCACGATTGCCGGGTACACCGAACTCTGCACGGCGTCCGCCGCTACGGCAACGGTTACTGATCTGGCGAGGGCGAGGAAGGCTTTCAACAATCGAAGGCCGGCGGTGAGCTCCATTCTGCGTCGCGCCATCGGGGAGCCGAAATGCCCCTTCTGCCCGAAGCGTCGGCCTCACAACCGTTCCCGGCAGGCGCGGTCCAGCCGCGCGGCCCCAGCGCGGCCTGAGAGGACGGACGCCGCTCCACACAGGCAGCGACGCGCAAATTCTTCTCGACTCTGGGCTGACGGCCGAAAATTCTTGCTCCACCGTCGCCAAGTAGAGAACGCCCTTTTGTTGAC from Methylobacterium sp. NMS14P includes:
- a CDS encoding cell division protein DivIVA; its protein translation is MVAAPTATWSHILTQVADSLDRFVEGASAEILPLKPSFDTVEVPAAFSAPRIEEVAHPPIWPEPAVNDAGPAPASSEPEAVSDWMSTLDIINGMAGRAEAQKQRLQEQRMSHEAALAAAQRALTETQHRLHLSEMRVREVEARADIGLQRVQAEADAQVQDIRAEAEARVRTIRAEAEAWVRAAEEQVRVADLRAETAEKWLGRIDAAAKTLLLGSHARGGPAGA
- a CDS encoding DUF4188 domain-containing protein, whose amino-acid sequence is MEGAIMGANRRDAVPDFSGYPDLVVIYLGMKVRTLAGVKTLLGFGPRIDRVGAARPEGLLHYENNIIFSLRPLHVGMRWYWRDMDSMVAWSKSEPHRIWWRDFLRDTRGVGIWHETYHMRGGMEAIYHDVAEPVGFSAFMPMQEARGSLAARHGRYASSDLRDLPADNAPDAPVPR
- a CDS encoding NAD(P)/FAD-dependent oxidoreductase, which codes for MVSKILVIGGGFAGLWAAAAAARARTEFGLGDRIAVTVIAPDAFHDIRVRCYETDLSALRVPLDDVLGPIGVDRREGRALDIDPVARTVTVESGAPSGGVDTLAYDRLILAAGSVLRRPDIPGIDGAFDVDTFAGAQALSAHLGRLGDAGRPDQAGRWTAVVIGGGLVGLELACELPARLAAARSRAGGDGPVRTILIDQAQEVGSAMGAAALPAIRAALSEAGVTCIGGARVDAIDRAGVRLADGTHLPTWTSVCATGMQASPLGETLGLPRDPLGRVPVDAFLAVRGLAHIYAAGDIASAEADDAGHRTVMSCQHARPMGRFAGFNAVCDLAGRTEQRLRFAAPDYVTVLDLGAWGAVYTSGWDRGTLVAAGAAAKATKRIINGTRIYPPLDRDAGAILAAAAPIIQAAPATQAVR
- a CDS encoding cytochrome b, coding for MTGPGRHAAAPRTVWLDTPERYGRVSRGFHWLMAALFAWQFTGALLYVTIGDTALTRLVGGSHFTLGFTLFVLVLLRGVWGLANLHRRPAHSGAPGRAVAAGHGLIYLLMVLVPSLALLRQYGSGKPFTPYGIPVMPARETKIEWMMLPADLFHYWLGFTLLAVVLGHAAMAILHRRLWNEAVLTRMT
- a CDS encoding HWE histidine kinase domain-containing protein, with amino-acid sequence MTDQQERTRFEAEFARTDASTDPFVSAVRATRMPMLITDPHLPDNPIVFVNAAFSKLTGYGHDEIIGRNCRFLQGPETGKADIAKIRTAIARRVPIEIELLNHKKSGEVFWNRLLISPVFDRDGELTYFFASQFDVTLEREKLARMQRDREALEHEVVRRTSDLTRSEERLRFILKAGRFGSWTLDLADMRLVASDTCKENFGRAPGEPFGYEDLIAAIEPEDRPRMQAAVQTSIREHSDYDIEYRARTPGGELRWLQIRGQTFYDSVGQPLSMAGVSIDVTERKRAEEHRTLLADELNHRVKNSMATMQSIAHQTLRNAASLEEAHRTLDARLHSLSAAHDVLTRQSWIGATLDVIVEGTLQAFRGGAGQRFLINGPEVWLTPRLTLAFTMALHELATNAVKYGALSNDRGRVVLNWDVVDGATPSHLWFRWEEIGGPAVTAPARGGFGTRLIERALAAEMGGSAEIEYRARGVVFTLDAPLPDRAPAAAEAKA
- a CDS encoding VOC family protein — its product is MQQQISVITLGVSSLSRSRAFYVHGFGWSPVFENGEIVFYQMNGFMLGTWQNPHLDKDMQRASEPTPSAFCLAHNVPDRSDVEPTIARLIAAGGTLLRAADDPPHGGFRGYLSDPDGHAWEIAWNPAWRIDERGLVTFGI
- a CDS encoding LLM class flavin-dependent oxidoreductase, translated to MRQGTLRLGAFFYATGHHVAGWRHPSSEADGGLVLERYVGWAQRAEAAKFDLIFLEDGSGIRDLDLRSSERTARSTHFEPLTLLSALAAVTSRIGLVATTSTSFNEPFNVARRFASLDHLSGGRAGWNLVTSATDAEAANFGGDRIDRHADRYERAEEFADVVLGLWNTWDDGAVIVDRASGQFSKPDGFRPLNHRGKHFDVRGPLNISRTPQGQPVLVQAGSSGPGKDLAARTAEIVFTANQTLEEAVAFYGDLKERMARFGRAPDDLKVMPGLFPVVGRSEAEARAKFDALQDLIDPVVGLALLGRMIGGHDLTGYDPDGPVPELPETDGIKSRQQLMVDLARREGLTLRQLYLRVAGARGHSQIVGTPAQIADEMEARFRAGGADGFNIMPPTLPGGLDDFIALVLPELRRRGLFRAEYEGRTLRDHLGSRPPAGFGPRRAAV